The following proteins are co-located in the Dromiciops gliroides isolate mDroGli1 chromosome 2, mDroGli1.pri, whole genome shotgun sequence genome:
- the MIDEAS gene encoding mitotic deacetylase-associated SANT domain protein, translated as MNLQAQPKAQNKRKRVPFFSDPETATKEQQQLKEGQYYGHGGPVSSVPTSQPSELPPHSTLSLLNSVVYRPERGNPPMLSQQVAAVKWSNSVMGRVPERGGDASWQQQSQPSPHQLWNHALTMYGGQKGAPHPTVGVSGFYSHPETLKRSQEKGLLPLDPYNDAIQQMMSQKAQLELGRAQAPVNSFHTPKKPPGQLPLQPFQLAFGNHQVNRHVFRQPPPGTNPAAFPPQQKQQALPQMQLFENFYPQQQPPPPPHSQQPQDFSLQSAGPMGQAHLGPHHSMVPCPFPPNPEMNPELLKALMQDQPTQPVLPQAQISFPRRSRRLSKEGILPPSSTTALDGPVPQPREEISSNLFLHHWSQQQQHLPQGNLGQPHPETLGHEKGSHLMPQSEQGGVALGGQQHLPEGERLAQNGREREAPEGSEAWGTNDFGVVRGGVIQSTRRRRRASQEANLLTLAQKAVELASLQDAEGLEERRKTVVASAAKSVVEFAGPSTPSKRAREDSGMVPLIIPVSVPVCRVDLPEVTQLGYSDEEGKVPLASAPDRSPTEHKPSVIVTRRRSNRNPMTDVPAQVEDVDAKGDGEGLVRKPKQRPRPEPLIIPTKAGTFIAPPVYSNITPYQSHLRSPVRVADHSSDRNFELPPYTPPPILSPVREGSGLYFNAIMSTTGLVAPPPITPKSAHRTLLRSNSAEVTPPVLSVMGEVTPVSIEPRINVGTRFQAEIPPIRDRALAAVDEHKADLVWQPWGDLDASRETQGQVEDLLTAACSSIFPGAGTNQELALHCLHEAKGDILATLTKLLLKKPLRPPDHPLANYHYTGSDQWKVAEKKLFNKGIAIYKKDFFLVQKLIQTKTVAQCVEFYYTYKKQVKIGRNGTLTFGDVDTTDEKQGQEEVEVDIKSSQRLTRVQPPKREAPSEECAVPKKEAKKEVGEEEGKQEEQEEVRERSRRAAAVKAAQTIQANEAINDVLILRSHESSAPGMASSRVTEKPKESSGKSRRAGALTEKRTTETLSKTQNQDSTFPCKKCGRVFFKVKSRSAHMKSHAEQEKKAAALKQKEKEAAAAAAAAAAAATRLQARRENSGGGGGGGGGGGGGGGGGGGSSSSGSSDEDGEV; from the exons ATGAACCTCCAGGCCCAACCCAAGGCCCAGAACAAAAGGAAACGGGTTCCGTTTTTCAGCGACCCAGAAACAGCAACAAAGGAGCAGCAACAGCTGAAGGAGGGGCAGTATTATGGTCATGGTGGACCAGTTAGCAGCGTCCCTACCTCCCAGCCCTCTGAGCTACCCCCTCACAGTACCCTATCGCTACTGAACTCAGTAGTTTACAGACCGGAGCGGGGGAACCCTCCCATGCTCTCTCAACAGGTGGCAGCTGTCAAGTGGTCAAATTCAGTAATGGGCCGGGTGCCCGAGCGGGGTGGGGATGCGAGCTGGCAGCAGCAGTCCCAGCCCTCTCCCCACCAGTTGTGGAACCATGCACTCACTATGTATGGTGGCCAAAAAGGGGCCCCTCACCCCACAGTTGGGGTCTCGGGTTTCTATAGCCACCCCGAGACCTTGAAACGAAGCCAGGAGAAAGGACTCCTGCCGCTGGATCCCTACAATGATGCCATACAACAGATGATGTCCCAAAAGGCACAGCTGGAGCTGGGAAGGGCCCAAGCCCCTGTGAACTCCTTCCATACACCCAAGAAGCCCCCAGGCCAATTGCCCCTGCAGCCTTTCCAGTTGGCATTTGGGAACCACCAAGTGAACCGCCATGTTTTTCGACAGCCCCCACCTGGCACCAACCCAGCTGCCTTTCCCCCACAACAGAAACAGCAGGCCCTCCCCCAAATGCAGCTTTTTGAGAATTTCTATCCCCAACAGCAgcctccacctccaccccactCCCAGCAGCCCCAGGACTTCAGCCTTCAGTCAGCTGGCCCCATGGGTCAGGCTCACCTTGGACCCCATCACAGTATGGTGCCCTGTCCCTTTCCCCCCAATCCCGAGATGAACCCGGAGCTCCTGAAGGCCCTCATGCAGGACCAGCCTACACAACCTGTGCTACCTCAGGCCCAGATCTCCTTCCCACGGCGCTCCCGACGGCTTTCCAAGGAAGGGATTCTACCGCCCTCATCCACAACTGCCCTGGATGGTCCTGTTCCCCAGCCCCGAGAAGAGATATCTAGCAACCTGTTCTTACATCACTGgtcacagcagcagcagcacctgcCCCAGGGTAACCTGGGGCAGCCCCATCCTGAGACCCTGGGTCACGAGAAGGGCAGCCACCTCATGCCCCAGTCAGAGCAAGGTGGGGTAGCTCTTGGTGGTCAGCAACACCTGCCTGAAGGGGAGAGACTGGCCCAGAATGGCCGGGAGCGGGAGGCCCCTGAAGGCAGTGAAGCCTGGGGAACCAATGACTTTGGAGTGGTTCGAGGAGGGGTGATTCAGAGCACGAGACGGCGGCGGCGGGCTTCCCAGGAGGCCAATTTGCTGACGTTGGCTCAGAAAGCTGTGGAACTGGCCTCCCTCCAG gATGCTGAAGGCCTAGAGGAGAGGCGGAAGACAGTGGTAGCATCTGCAGCCAAGAGTGTGGTGGAGTTTGCTGGGCCCTCAACCCCCTCCAAACGTGCACGAGAAGACAGTGGGATGGTCCCTCTTATCATCCCTGTGTCAGTCCCTGTGTGCAGGGTAGATCTGCCAGAGGTGACACAGCTGGGATATTCAGATGAGGAAGGGAAAGTCCCTTTGGCTTCAGCACCGGATCGGAGCCCCACAGAACACAAACCTTCAGTCATTGTCACCCGAAGGAGATCCAACCGGAATCCCATGACTGATGTGCCAGCCCAG GTTGAAGATGTGGATGCCAAGGGGGATGGTGAGGGCTTGGTCCGAAAACCAAAACAAAGGCCTCGACCTGAACCCTTGATCATCCCCACCAAGGCAGGCACTTTCATTGCCCCTCCTGTGTACTCCAACATTACTCCCTACCAGAGTCACCTACGCTCTCCCGTTCGAGTGGCTGACCACTCATCTGACAGAAACTTTGAACTTCCCCCCTACACGCCCCCACCTATACTCAGCCCTGTTCGTGAAGGCTCTGGCCTCTACTTCAATGCCATCATGTCAACCACTGGCCTCGTCGCCCCTCCCCCTATTACACCAAAGAGTGCTCACCGTACCCTACTCCGATCCA ACAGTGCTGAGGTCACTCCACCTGTTCTTTCTGTGATGGGGGAAGTTACACCCGTCAGCATCGAGCC TCGAATCAATGTGGGGACTAGGTTCCAAGCGGAAATTCCCCCAATCCGGGACAGGGCTCTGGCAGCTGTAGATGAGCATAAAGCGGACCTGGTCTGGCAGCCTTGGGGAGACCTGGATGCTAGCAGGGAGACTCAAGGGCAAG TGGAAGACCTTCTGACTGCTGcctgctctagtatctttcctGGGGCTGGAACCAACCAGGAGTTAGCCTTGCATTGCCTGCATGAAGCCAAGGGTGACATCTTG gcAACGCTGACCAAACTGTTGCTCAAGAAGCCACTTCGACCTCCCGATCACCCACTGGCAAATTACCACTATACAG GGTCTGACCAGTGGAAAGTAGCTGAAAAAAAACTATTCAATAAGGGCATTGCCATCTACAAGAAGGACTTCTTCCTGGTGCAGAAGTTG ATTCAGACCAAAACAGTGGCGCAGTGTGTGGAATTCTACTACACCTACAAGAAGCAGGTGAAGATTGGGCGAAACGGGACCCTGACCTTCGGGGATGTTGATACCACCGATGAGAAACAGGGTCAGGAGGAAGTGGAAGTGGACATTAAG AGTTCCCAGAGGTTGACGAGGGTCCAGCCTCCCAAAAGGGAGGCCCCAAGTGAAGAGTGTGCAGTGCCCAAGAAGGAGGCCAAGAAGGAGGtcggggaagaggaagggaagcaggaagagcAAGAAGAGGTGCGGGAGAGGAGCCGGAGGGCAGCAGCTGTCAAAGCGGCCCAGACAATACAAGCCAATGAGGCG ATCAATGATGTCCTCATCCTCAGGAGCCATGAGTCCAGTGCTCCTGGGATGGCCAGCAGCCGAGTCACGGAGAAGCCTAAGGAAAGTTCTGGGAAATCTCGAAGAGCTGGAGCCCTCACAGAGAAGAGGACCACAGAGACCTTAAGTAAAACTCAGAACCAGGACAGCACGTTCCCTTGTAAAAAATGTGGCAG GGTATTCTTCAAGGTCAAGAGCCGCAGTGCCCACATGAAGAGCCACGCAGAGCAGGAGAAGAAGGCAGCAGCGCTAaagcagaaggagaaggaagCTGCAGCTGCAGCAGCCGCAGCCGCTGCTGCCGCCACTCGCCTCCAGGCCCGACGGGAaaacagtggtggtggtggtggtggtggtggtggtggtggtggcggtggtggtggcggtggtggcaGCAGTAGCAGTGGGAGCTCAGATGAAGATGGCGAGGTGTAG